A window of Cytobacillus sp. FSL H8-0458 genomic DNA:
AATTCAACTGGGAAGTAAATTTTTATGTGAAGACAGGAGTAAAAACATGGATACCCGCCAAACCAGTCTAAAACCATTCATTTCACTCATTCTATCAGCAAAAATTCCAAAGACGGCTCTCATCATCGGTTTAACAGCGAGCATTTTAACCACCCTGACTGGCCTGGTGGTTCCGCTGCTGACCAAAAACCTGGTGGACGGTTTTTCTGTTGAGTCTTTAAGCGTTCCGCTAATGATCGGAATAGGAGCAGCCTTTATCGTCCAGGCCATCATAAGCGGGATCTCCATCTACCTGCTCAGCTATGTAGGTCAAAAAGTGGTGGCACGCCTTCGGGATCGGATGTGGATGAAGCTCATAAGACTGCCGGTCCGTTATTTTGATCAGCAATCCAGCGGCCAGACTGTCAGCCGTGTAGTAAATGACACCAGCATTGTCAGGGAGCTGATTACCAATCACTTTCCGCAATTTATTACCGGTATTATCAGTATTATCGGTGCAATCATTATCCTGCTTGTGATGGACTGGAAAATGACCCTGCTGATGCTTACATCTGTTCCTATTACACTGGCAATCATGATTCCACTCGGCCGAAAGATGGCAAAAATATCCCGAGGTCTTCAAGATGAAACAGCCATCTTTACCGGAAACATTACCCAAACACTCGGTGAGATCCGCTTAATGAAGTCTTCAACTGCAGAGCAAAATGAAGAAGAAAAAGGATTGGATGGCATAGAGAAACTGCTTGGCTACGGTTTGCGGGAAGCCCGCATTTTTGCGATGATTGGTCCGACGATGTACCTGATCATGATGGTGGTCATCGTCATGATCATCGCCTATGGAGGCATGCGTGTGGCCAGCGGGACGATGTCAACGGGTTCTCTTGTAGCCTTTTTGCTGTATTTGTTCCAGATAATTATGCCGATCACTTCATTTGCGATGTTTTTTACACAGCTGCAAAAAGCGAAAGGCGCAACAGAACGGATCATAGAAATCTTAGAGGAGCCATTGGAAGAGGGACAGGATGGCATCGAGATGGACATCAGCAGCAAACCGATTACAATCCAAAACGTTTCTTTCTCCTATAGCACAGAAGAGAGTGTTCTGGAAAATATCTCACTGGAAGCCCAGCCAGGCCAGATGATTGCATTGGCCGGTCCCAGCGGCAGCGGAAAAACCACCCTGTTTGGATTGCTTGAACGATTTTACGAGCCAGCTGCAGGTGAAATTAAAATTGGCCATACACCCATCCAGCAGATATCTCTTAAATCCTGGCGCAGTCAAATCGGCTATGTTTCACAGGAAAGCGCTATGATGGCAGGTACGGTCCGTGAGAATTTATGTTATGGACTGGAAAATCCCGAAAACATTCCGGATGAGAAATTTTGGGAAGTGGCAAAAATGGCATATGCCGATCAATTCATTGCTGATTTTCCGAAAGGGCTTGATACAGAAGTTGGCGAGCGGGGCGTGAAGCTTTCCGGAGGACAAAGGCAGAGAATTGCCATTGCGCGCGCATTCCTTCGCGATCCTAAAATATTGATGATGGACGAAGCTACCGCAAGCCTTGACAGCCAATCGGAAGGCATCGTCCAGCAGGCGCTTACCCGTCTAATGGAAGGCCGGACAACTTTCGTCATCGCCCACCGCCTTTCAACAATTGTCGATGCAGATCAAATTGTCTTTATTGAAAAAGGCCGGGTGACAGGCATTGGCACACATTATGAACTAACACAAACTCATGAGCTATACAGGGAATTTGCAGAGCAGCAGCTTGCATAAGAAGCGGCCAGTCTATCGCAGACTGGCCTTTTTGATGCAGATCTTAAAAGTCTAAATCTTGTGATAAAATGTGACAAATTATCCATATAAACGGGAGGTTAAGTTCCTTATAATGGAATTAGGATCTTCATAGGATAGGATACACCAACCCAAGAAGGA
This region includes:
- a CDS encoding ABC transporter ATP-binding protein yields the protein MDTRQTSLKPFISLILSAKIPKTALIIGLTASILTTLTGLVVPLLTKNLVDGFSVESLSVPLMIGIGAAFIVQAIISGISIYLLSYVGQKVVARLRDRMWMKLIRLPVRYFDQQSSGQTVSRVVNDTSIVRELITNHFPQFITGIISIIGAIIILLVMDWKMTLLMLTSVPITLAIMIPLGRKMAKISRGLQDETAIFTGNITQTLGEIRLMKSSTAEQNEEEKGLDGIEKLLGYGLREARIFAMIGPTMYLIMMVVIVMIIAYGGMRVASGTMSTGSLVAFLLYLFQIIMPITSFAMFFTQLQKAKGATERIIEILEEPLEEGQDGIEMDISSKPITIQNVSFSYSTEESVLENISLEAQPGQMIALAGPSGSGKTTLFGLLERFYEPAAGEIKIGHTPIQQISLKSWRSQIGYVSQESAMMAGTVRENLCYGLENPENIPDEKFWEVAKMAYADQFIADFPKGLDTEVGERGVKLSGGQRQRIAIARAFLRDPKILMMDEATASLDSQSEGIVQQALTRLMEGRTTFVIAHRLSTIVDADQIVFIEKGRVTGIGTHYELTQTHELYREFAEQQLA